The Pygocentrus nattereri isolate fPygNat1 chromosome 17, fPygNat1.pri, whole genome shotgun sequence genome window below encodes:
- the serpinh1b gene encoding serpin H1b, which translates to MWVANLIALCLLAVASCAEVKEAKKLSSHATSLADTSSNLAFNLYHTLAKEKNQENILISPVVVASSLGLVALGGKSSTASQVKTVLKADALKDEHLHSGLSELLNEVSDPNVRNVTWKINNRLYGPSSVNFADDFVKSSKKHYNCEYSKINFRDKRSAIKSINEWAAKSTDGKLPEVTKDVENTDGAMIINAMFFKPHWHEKFHHKMVDDRGFLVTRSYTVSVPMMHRTGLYGFYEDTENRLFVLDMPLAHKKSSVIFIMPYHVEPLERLEKLLTRKQVDTWLSKLEERAVAISLPKGSIEVSHDLQKHLAELGLTEAVDKSKADLSNISGKKDLYLSSVFHASAWEWDTEGNPFDTSVFGSEKLRSPKLFYADHPFIFLVKDNQTNSILYIGRMVRPKGDKMRDEL; encoded by the exons ATGTGGGTGGCCAACCTCATTGCTCTGTGCCTTTTGGCTGTGGCGTCATGTGCTGAGGTGAAGGAAGCGAAGAAGCTGAGCAGCCATGCGACATCACTGGCAGACACCAGCTCCAACCTTGCTTTCAACCTCTATCACACTTTGGCCAAAGAGAAGAACCAGGAGAACATCCTGATTTCCCCAGTAGTGGTGGCCTCCTCCTTGGGTCTGGTGGCCCTTGGTGGAAAGTCTTCCACTGCCTCCCAAGTCAAAACCGTCCTGAAGGCTGACGCCCTGAAAGACGAGCACCTGCACTCAGGCCTGTCTGAGCTCCTGAACGAGGTCAGTGACCCAAATGTCCGCAATGTCACCTGGAAGATCAACAATAGGCTGTACGGCCCCAGCTCTGTCAACTTTGCTGATGATTTTGTGAAGTCCAGCAAGAAGCACTACAACTGTGAGTATTCCAAGATCAACTTCCGCGATAAGAGAAGCGCCATCAAGTCCATCAACGAGTGGGCCGCCAAGTCCACCGATGGCAAGCTGCCAGAGGTCACAAAGGATGTAGAGAACACGGATGGTGCTATGATCATCAATGCCATGTTCTTCAAAC CTCACTGGCATGAGAAGTTCCATCACAAGATGGTGGATGATCGTGGATTCCTTGTCACCCGCTCTTACACTGTGTCAGTGCCAATGATGCATCGTACAG GTCTCTATGGCTTCTATGAGGACACAGAAAACAGGCTTTTTGTGCTTGACATGCCCCTGGCCCACAAAAAGTCCAGTGTAATCTTTATCATGCCCTATCATGTGGAGCCTCTGGAAAGGCTGGAGAAGCTTCTGACCCGCAAGCAGGTGGACACCTGGTTGAGCAAACTGGAGGAGAGGGCTGTGGCCATTTCTCTGCCTAAAGGCAGCATCGAAGTCAGCCATGACCTCCAG aAACATCTTGCAGAGCTCGGTCTCACTGAGGCTGTGGACAAGTCCAAGGCAGATTTGTCTAACATCTCTGGCAAGAAAGATCTCTATCTCTCCAGTGTCTTCCATGCATCTGCCTGGGAATGGGACACAGAGGGTAACCCCTTTGATACCAGCGTCTTCGGTTCAGAGAAGCTCCGAAGCCCCAAGCTCTTCTATGCTGACCATCCATTTATCTTCCTGGTGAAGGACAACCAGACCAACTCCATCCTTTACATTGGGAGAATGGTTAGGCCCAAGGGTGACAAAATGAGAGATGAATTGTAG
- the gucy2f gene encoding retinal guanylyl cyclase 2, translating to MQQFPLHFGGALWELSSYPCCPILRSKHSLSTLPFYNLTLWIILGVLTFPCCVQCLIFKVGVVGPWNCDPVFSKALPVVASKLAINRINEDFSLDLGCKLDFVVLQEPCETSKALTTFVYYEKSADGFVGPTNPGYCNAATLLAKNWDKAIFSWACINYELDRTENYPTFARTLPSPARVLFTVLRHFRWANIGIVSSNEDMWIDTANKVASSLRSQGLPISIVASVGNNDTELENTLRAVQNAGAIKVIIMCMHSVLIGGEQQMNFLLKAYDMGLTNGRYVFIPYDTLLYSLPYTDTAYFTMLNNTKLRKAYDAVLTVTVASDLMSFNQAFNMAKRQEELSVSYGPEQVSPLFGTIYNGLYLIAKAINNARRAGQWLSGTNLALYTRNTTFTGFNQNIKIDRQGDGQTDFVILDSDGWGTHLYLCYLVDLGSDVVRFAGKSIHYPGGSPPSADSSCWFDPNAICTGGVEIIYVIIVFVVVFVFTVGAIMLSLFIRRRIQQIQFVKGPNRILLTLEDLTFINPQLSKRKITLEELSDSKSVVDEKSTRSGDRSQSINSLATATYENSNVAVYEGDWVWLKKFEEGQFKEVKQSTTKIFTKMKDLRNENVNLFLGFFCDCDVFAVVTEHCSRGSLQDLLRNEDVKLDWMFKSSLVLDLIKGMKYLHHREFPHGRLKSRNCVVDGRFVLKITDYGFNELLDSQKAPRQEFPPEDLFWTAPELLRDPENSRRGTYKGDVYSFSIILQEVVVRGPPYCMLGLSPEEIIRKVKKPPPMCRPTVAPDQAPLECIQLMKQCWSEQPDRRPLFDEIFDQFKLINKGKKTNIIDSMLRMLEQYSSNLEDLIRERTEELEVEKQRTEKLLTEMLPLSVAEALKTGATVEPEYFDEVTIYFSDIVGFTTISSLSDPIEVVDLLNDLYTLFDAVLCNHDVYKVETIGDAYMVASGLPKRNGNKHAAEIANMSLNILSSVGSFQMRHMPEVPVRIRIGIHSGSCVAGVVGLTMPRYCLFGDTVNTASRMESTGLPYRIHVNMTTVKILCSLNDGYKIELRGKTELKGKGIEETYWLVGKTNFTKPLPKPPDIKPGDNWQDMVTDEIKSIFRKANRQVDKPKI from the exons ATGCAACAGTTTCCTCTCCATTTCGGAGGTGCACTATGGGAGTTATCCAGTTACCCCTGTTGTCCCATCCTGAGGAGCAAACACAGCCTTTCCACACTGCCATTCTACAATTTAACTCTATGGATCATTCTTGGGGTGCTGACATTCCCCTGCTGTGTGCAATGCCTAATATTTAAAGTTGGAGTGGTGGGGCCTTGGAACTGTGACCCTGTCTTCTCCAAAGCACTCCCTGTAGTCGCATCAAAATTAGCCATTAATAGGATAAACGAGGACTTCAGTTTGGACTTGGGCTGTAAACTGGACTTTGTGGTGCTCCAGGAGCCGTGTGAAACGTCAAAAGCACTGACCACATTTGTATATTATGAAAAATCAGCTGATGGTTTTGTGGGACCTACAAACCCAGGATACTGCAACGCAGCGACCCTCCTGGCCAAGAACTGGGATAAAGCCATCTTTTCATGGGCTTGCATCAACTATGAGCTGGATCGAACTGAAAACTACCCCACTTTCGCACGGACACTGCCATCACCAGCACGGGTTCTCTTCACTGTGCTGCGGCATTTCAGATGGGCTAACATTGGCATTGTGTCCTCTAATGAGGATATGTGGATTGACACtgctaacaaagtggccagttcTCTGAGGAGCCAGGGGCTTCCCATAAGCATTGTTGCATCTGTTGGCAACAACGACACTGAGCTGGAGAACACACTGAGGGCTGTCCAGAATGCAGGGGCAATAAAAG TCATTATCATGTGCATGCACTCGGTGCTGATTGGTGGGGAGCAGCAGATGAACTTCCTGCTGAAGGCCTACGACATGGGCCTAACCAACGGACGTTATGTCTTCATACCTTATGATACTCTGCTGTACAGCCTGCCCTACACTGACACTGCCTACTTCACAATGCTCAATAACACCAAGCTGCGCAAAGCATATGACGCCGTGCTGACCGTCACTGTGGCTTCTGACCTGATGTCCTTCAACCAGGCCTTCAACATGGCCAAACGACAGGAAGAGCTGAGCGTGTCATACGGTCCAGAGCAG GTTTCTCCTCTTTTTGGCACAATCTACAACGGACTGTACCTCATTGCCAAAGCTATAAACAACGCCAGGAGAGCTGGCCAGTGGCTCTCAGGAACCAATCTGGCCCTCTACACCCGTAACACAACATTTACCGGCTTCAACCAGAACATCAAGATAGACCGCCAAGGTGATGGGCAGACAGACTTTGTGATTCTGGACTCAGATGGCTGGGGGACGCACCTGTACCTCTGCTATCTGGTGGATCTGGGCTCAGATGTTGTTCGCTTCGCTGGCAAGTCCATTCACTATCCAGGGGGTTCCCCTCCCTCTGCTGACTCCAGCTGCTGGTTCGATCCCAACGCCATCTGCACCGGAG GTGTGGAAATCATCTATGTCATCATAGTGTTTGTGGTTGTCTTCGTTTTCACTGTTGGTGCCATCATGTTAAGTCTGTTTATAAG GAGGCGAATCCAACAGATCCAGTTTGTAAAAGGACCCAATCGGATCTTGCTTACTTTAGAAGATCTTACTTTCATCAATCCCCAGCTAAGCAAACGG AAAATCACCCTGGAAGAACTCAGCGACTCCAAAAGTGTTGTGGATGAGAAGAGCACCAGATCAGGAGATCGCTCTCAGTCCATAAACAGTCTGGCAACAGCAACGTATGAGAACTCTAATGTGGCTGTCTATGAG GGTGACTGGGTGTGGCTGAAGAAGTTTGAAGAGGGCCAATTCAAGGAGGTTAAGCAGAGCACCACCAAAATATTTACAAAG aTGAAGGATCTCCGGAATGAGAATGTTAACCTGTTCCTGGGGTTCTTCTGTGATTGTGATGTATTTGCTGTGGTCACTGAACACTGCTCAAGAGGGAGCCTACAAGACCTACTGCGCAATGAAGATGTAAAACTGGACTGGATGTTTAAGTCTTCTTTGGTTCTGGACCTCATCAAG GGAATGAAATACCTTCACCACCGAGAATTCCCTCATGGACGACTAAAGTCACGGAACTGCGTGGTGGATGGACGATTTGTCCTAAAAATAACAGATTATGGATTTAATGAGCTTCTTGACTCCCAGAAAGCTCCAAGGCAAGAGTTTCCTCCAGAAG ATTTATTTTGGACAGCTCCTGAACTTCTCAGAGACCCTGAGAACTCAAGAAGAGGGACATATAAAGGTGATGTGTATAGCTTTTCCATCATACTCCAAGAGGTGGTTGTTCGTGGACCTCCATACTGCATGCTTGGATTGTCTCCTGAAG AAATAATTCGGAAGGTGAAGAAGCCTCCCCCCATGTGCAGACCTACGGTAGCTCCCGACCAAGCTCCACTAGAGTGCATCCAGCTGATGAAGCAGTGCTGGAGTGAACAGCCTGACAGAAGGCCTTTGTTCGATGAGATATTCGATCAG TTCAAGCTTATAAACAAGGGCAAGAAGACCAACATCATAGACTCCATGCTGCGTATGCTGGAGCAGTACTCCTCTAACCTAGAGGATCTGatcagagagaggacagaggagctGGAGGTGGAGAAACAGCGGACGGAGAAACTCCTGACAGAAATGTTGCCTCT GTCTGTGGCTGAGGCTTTGAAAACTGGTGCCACCGTGGAGCCAGAGTACTTTGATGAGGTCACCATCTACTTCAGTGACATCGTGGGTTTCACCACAATCTCCTCACTCAGTGACCCCATCGAGGTTGTGGATCTGCTCAATGATCTCTACACATTGTTTGATGCAGTGTTGTGTAACCACGATGTATACAAG GTGGAAACCATTGGAGATGCCTACATGGTGGCCTCTGGGCTTCCAAAGAGAAATGGCAATAAGCATGCGGCTGAGATTGCCAACATGTCCTTGAACATCCTTAGCTCTGTGGGAAGCTTTCAAATGCGCCACATGCCAGAGGTTCCAGTCAGGATACGAATAGGCATTCACTCAG GGTCATGTGTTGCTGGAGTAGTGGGCCTAACTATGCCTAGATACTGCCTTTTTGGTGATACAGTCAACACCGCCTCTCGTATGGAATCTACGGGTCTGC CTTATAGAATTCATGTGAACATGACCACTGTGAAGATTCTCTGCTCTTTAAATGATGGGTACAAGATCGAACTTAGAGGAAAGACAGAGCTGAAG GGTAAAGGCATTGAGGAAACATACTGGCTTGTTGGAAAAACTAATTTTACAAAGCCTTTGCCGAAGCCTCCTGACATCAAACCGGG GGATAACTGGCAGGACATGGTGACGGACGAGATCAAGTCGATTTTCCGGAAGGCTAACAGGCAGGTGGACAAGCCTAAAATCTGA